A stretch of Lactuca sativa cultivar Salinas chromosome 6, Lsat_Salinas_v11, whole genome shotgun sequence DNA encodes these proteins:
- the LOC111921128 gene encoding heavy metal-associated isoprenylated plant protein 19-like: MNDQEKVVVAEFKISLYCDGCEKLVADTISKIEGVEKFMTDMTRHQVMVIGKIDPDKVLKKLKKTGKRVEMILPSEDDIPLDQGNTEQEEFGQPAPDPVMYEYLEESSLYTIFSDENPNACLIM; the protein is encoded by the exons ATGAATGATCAAGAAAAA GTGGTTGTAGCAGAATTCAAAATTTCATTGTATTGCGACGGATGTGAAAAGTTGGTAGCAGATACAATTTCAAAAATCGAAG GGGTTGAGAAGTTTATGACAGATATGACAAGACATCAAGTTATGGTGATAGGCAAGATTGATCCGGACAAAGTGttgaagaaattgaagaagacAGGAAAGAGAGTGGAAATGATTTTGCCTTCTGAAGATGACATTCCACTAGATCAAGGGAATACAGAACAAGAAGAATTCGGGCAACCAGCCCCAGATCCCGTGATGTATGAATATTTGGAAGAGAGTTCATTGTATACGATATTTAGTGACGAGAATCCTAATGCTTGTTTGATAATGTAG
- the LOC111921108 gene encoding beta-fructofuranosidase, insoluble isoenzyme CWINV3: protein MKASVFCVLYMCCILLCNGKEVSDTSHIMPLYRDPSPKNQPGRPYFHLRPPKNWLNDPNGPMYYKGVYHLFYQYNPYGAIFNKTILWGHSVSHDLVNWIHLKNAIVPTKPFDINSCWSGSTTILPGNKPVVLYTGLDSKNQQVQNLAMPKNLSDPFLKEWKKYSRNPIMTPPHGVKPDNFRDPSTAWRGKDGNWRVVVGGLRNNLGVAILYRSKDFVHWSLHDEPLYFGKNTNIWECPDFYPVSINSRDGIENSAIGMNLKYVLKASFNSHDYYTIGSYDADKEKFLPDDHKGLTGSSSDLRYDYGKFYASKTFFDSVKNRRILWGWINESDRSTDDIKKQWAGLQSIPRQVYLDSTRRQLIQWPVKETEKLREKHVSYFGKKLKRESLFEVSGITASQVDIEVSFMLPKLEEVEALDPKWNDPQLLCSTNTSSVIGGAGPFGLLLMASQDLTEQTAVFFRVFKDNHNHQFVVLMCSDQSRSSLRQGIDKTTYGAFIYINHKDKMISLRSLVDNSVIESFGAEGRACITARVYPKFSVYNEAHVYAFNNGSLDVVIPRLDAWSMKKAKGN from the exons ATGAAGGCTTCTGTTTTTTGTGTCCTATACATGTGTTGTATTCTGCTTTGCAATGGGAAGGAGGTTTCTGATACTTCTCATATTATGCCTCTTTATCGGGATCCAAGTCCCAAAAACCAACCAGGGAGACCATATTTCCATCTCCGACCCCCAAAGAACTGGCTGAATG ATCCTAATG GTCCAATGTATTACAAGGGAGTTTATCATCTATTCTATCAATACAATCCTTATGGTGCAATCTTTAATAAAACAATCCTATGGGGTCATTCAGTTTCCCATGATTTGGTAAACTGGATTCACCTCAAGAACGCTATTGTCCCAACCAAGCCGTTTGACATCAACAGTTGTTGGTCAGGCTCCACAACAATCCTTCCAGGAAACAAACCAGTGGTTTTGTACACTGGACTCGATTCCAAGAATCAGCAAGTTCAGAATCTTGCAATGCCAAAGAATTTATCAGACCCCTTTCTAAAAGAATGGAAGAAATATTCTCGCAATCCCATCATGACTCCACCTCATGGAGTCAAACCAGACAATTTCCGTGATCCAAGTACAGCTTGGAGGGGGAAAGATGGGAATTGGAGGGTAGTTGTAGGTGGTTTGAGAAACAATCTAGGAGTGGCAATTCTTTATAGGAGTAAAGATTTTGTTCACTGGAGCTTGCATGATGAGCCACTTTATTTTGGGAAGAATACTAATATATGGGAGTGTCCAGACTTTTATCCTGTGTCTATTAACAGTAGAGATGGGATTGAGAACTCAGCGATCGGAATGAACCTCAAGTATGTGCTGAAAGCAAGCTTTAACTCACATGACTACTACACAATTGGAAGCTATGATGCCGATAAAGAAAAGTTCTTACCAGATGATCATAAAGGTCTTACTGGAAGTAGCTCAGACTTGAGATATGATTATGGAAAGTTCTATGCATCCAAGACATTTTTTGATAGTGTGAAGAATAGGAGGATACTATGGGGTTGGATAAACGAGTCAGATAGGTCAACTGATGATATAAAGAAACAATGGGCTGGACTCCAG TCTATCCCTCGTCAAGTTTATCTGGACTCCACTCGACGCCAGCTGATACAATGGCCAGTTAAGGAAACTGAAAAATTGCGGGAGAAGCATGTTAGTTATTTTGGGAAGAAGCTAAAAAGAGAATCATTATTTGAAGTTTCAGGGATCACAGCCTCACAG GTTGACATAGAAGTCTCCTTTATGCTGCCAAAACTAGAAGAGGTCGAGGCGTTGGACCCCAAATGGAATGATCCTCAACTTCTTTGTAGCACAAATACATCGAGCGTCATTGGTGGAGCAGGTCCATTTGGGTTATTGTTAATGGCTTCTCAAGACTTGACAGAACAAACTGCAGTCTTCTTCCGTGTGTTTAAAGACAACCATAACCATCAATTCGTTGTTCTAATGTGTAGTGATCAAAGCAG GTCTTCCCTGAGACAAGGAATTGATAAAACTACATACGGAGCTTTTATCTACATAAACCACAAAGATAAAATGATTTCACTTAGGAGCTTG GTAGACAATTCAGTGATCGAGAGTTTTGGAGCTGAAGGGAGAGCATGCATTACGGCTAGAGTTTATCCAAAATTTTCTGTTTATAACGAAGCCCATGTTTATGCTTTCAACAATGGGAGTCTTGATGTGGTTATCCCAAGGTTAGATGCTTGGAGTATGAAGAAGGCCAAAGGCAACTGA